From a single Saimiri boliviensis isolate mSaiBol1 chromosome 15, mSaiBol1.pri, whole genome shotgun sequence genomic region:
- the TBC1D31 gene encoding TBC1 domain family member 31 isoform X5 — protein sequence MWRFSTFRRNTPSKVGNYSEYYRVNWCQHWFEYFPNPPINILSMIENVLAFHDKELLQHYINHDITSQLYAWPLLETVFSEVLTREEWLKLFDNIFSNHPSFLLMTVVAYNICSRAPLLNCNLKDDFEFFFHHRNNLDINVVIRQVYHLMETTPTAIHPDSMLHVFVALTKGQYPVFNQYPKFIVDYQTQERERIRNDELDYLRERQTVEDMQAEVDQQRVEDEAWYQKQELLRKAEETRREMLLQEEERMIQQRQRLAAVKRELKIKEMHLQDAVRRRFLKLQQDQREMELRRLDDEIGRKIYMRDREIAATAKDLEMRQLELESQKRLYEKNLTQNQEAVAKEMRADADAYRRKVDLEEHMFHKLIEAGEVQSQKTQKVMEENLAKAEQACLNTDWKIQSLHKQKCDDLQRNKCYQEVAKLLRENRRKEIELLNAMVEEEAKKWKEAEGKEFDLRSAKKASALSDASRKWFLKQEINAAVEHADNLCHKEKSRFQNEQEDSSCLPRTSQLSDTSEMDPSTQISLNRRAVEWDTSGPNLIKKVRNLRQRLTAQARHRCQTPHLLAT from the exons tgAATTGGTGTCAACACTGGTTTGAGTATTTTCCTAATCCTCCTATCAATATTCTTAGTATGATAGAAAATGTTTTGGCATTTCATGACAAGGAACTGCTGCAACACTACATAAATCATGATATAACCTCCCAG CTGTATGCATGGCCTCTTCTTGAAACTGTGTTCTCGGAAGTGCTGACAAGAGAAGAGTGGCTGAAATTGTTTGACAATATCTTTTCCaaccatccttccttccttctgatgACTGTTGTAGCCTACAACATATGTTCTAGAGCGCCTCTGCTCAACTGTAATcttaaagatgattttgag tttttttttcacCATCGGAATAACCTGGATATAAATGTTGTGATTAGACAAGTTTATCATCTCATGGAAACCACGCCCACTGCCATTCATCCAGACAGCATGCTTCATGTTTTTGTTGCACTGACAAAAGGGCAGTATCCAGTATTTAATCAATATCCAAAGTTTATTGTGGACTATCAGACACAGGAACGAGAAAGAATAAGGAATGATGAGTTGGATTACCTAAGGGAGAG GCAGACAGTGGAAGATATGCAAGCTGAAGTCGACCAGCAAAGAGTTGAAGATGAAGCTTGGTACCAGAAACAGGAGCTGCTTCGTAAAGCTgaagaaacaagaagagaaatgCTCTTACAAGAGGAGGAGAGAATGATACAACAAAGACAGAG gCTAGCTGCTGTGAAGAGAGagctgaaaataaaggaaatgcacTTACAAGATGCTGTAAGAAGGCGTTTTCTGAAGCTTCAGCAAGATCAACGGGAAATGGAGCTAAGAAGACTGGATGATGAGATTGGGAGAAAG ATATACATGAGAGATCGAGAAATTGCTGCCACAGCCAAAGACCTAGAAATGAGACAGCTGGAACTTGAATCACAAAAGAGACTTTATGAGAAG AATCTTACTCAAAATCAAGAAGCTGTTGCAAAAGAAATGCGAGCAGATGCAGATGCCTATAGACGAAAAGTGGATCTTGAAGAACACATGTTTCATAAACTGATAGAAGCAGGTGAAGTGCAGAGCCAAAAAACTCAGAAG GTGATGGAAGAAAATTTGGCAAAGGCTGAACAAGCATGCCTGAATACCGACTGGAAGATTCAGTCtttacataaacaaaaatgtgaTGATCTACAACGAAACAAATGTTACCAGGAAGTAGCCAAACTCCTTagggaaaacagaaggaaagaaatagaactaTTAAATGCAATGGTGGAGGAGGAAGCCAAGAAG TGGAAGGAAGCTGAAGGAAAAGAGTTCGATTTGAGATCGGCAAAGAAAGCTTCTGCTCTTTCAGATGCATCTAGAAAGTGGTTTTTAAAGCAAGAGATAAATGCAGCTGTCGAACATGCTGACAATCTATGTCATAAAG AAAAGTCCAGGTTCCAAAATGAACAGGAGGACTCAAGCTGTTTGCCTAGAACCTCACAACTAAGTGACACTTCTGAAATGGATCCCTCAACACAGA tttctttaaATCGAAGAGCAGTAGAATGGGACACCTCGGGACCGAATCTTATCAAGAAAGTGAGAAATCTTCGCCAGAGACTCACTGCCCAGGCTCGTCACAGGTGTCAAACCCCTCATCTTTTGGCTACATGA